The Stenotrophomonas rhizophila genome has a window encoding:
- a CDS encoding serine hydrolase domain-containing protein produces the protein MRPFVLMFSLLMPASAALAAAPPHALPSPPAVDAQMQRLMRATQAQGLALAVIDDGKVVQVHAAGKRNAAGEPLQPDTIMYAASLTKAAFAYMVLQLVDDGIVDLDRPIAAYLDRPLPEYPADKRYAPWPDLKDDPRWQQITPRMLLSHRSGFSNFAFLEPEGKLRLHFDPGTRYAYSGEGLILLQFVLEQGVGLDVGREMQRRVFDRLGMTRTSMTWRADFAGNLADGWTQDGSTEPHDERSRVRAAGSMDTTITDIARLVAALVSGEGLSPASRRELVRAQWPITTASQFPTLQDELPPAKRRADLAAGLGVVVFDGPQGHGFYKGGHDDAVGNTMVCLARGQRCVVILGNDVRAEAAFPALVRYVLGDTGAPWTWEYGNKVFVP, from the coding sequence ATGCGCCCGTTCGTCCTGATGTTCTCCCTGTTGATGCCCGCGTCCGCTGCGCTGGCCGCCGCCCCACCCCACGCGCTGCCGTCCCCGCCTGCGGTGGATGCGCAGATGCAGCGTCTGATGCGGGCAACCCAGGCCCAGGGGCTGGCGTTGGCCGTGATCGATGATGGCAAGGTCGTGCAGGTGCACGCGGCCGGCAAGCGCAATGCGGCCGGCGAGCCGCTGCAGCCGGACACCATCATGTATGCCGCGTCGCTGACCAAGGCGGCGTTTGCCTACATGGTGCTGCAGCTGGTGGACGACGGCATCGTGGATCTGGATCGCCCCATCGCCGCCTACCTGGACCGTCCACTGCCGGAGTATCCGGCCGACAAGCGCTACGCGCCCTGGCCCGACCTGAAGGATGACCCGCGCTGGCAGCAGATCACCCCGCGCATGCTGCTCAGCCATCGCAGCGGTTTCTCCAACTTCGCCTTCCTTGAACCGGAGGGAAAACTGCGGCTGCATTTCGACCCGGGCACGCGATATGCGTATTCCGGGGAAGGGCTGATCCTGCTTCAGTTCGTGCTCGAACAGGGCGTAGGCCTGGACGTGGGCAGGGAAATGCAGCGGCGGGTGTTTGATCGCCTCGGCATGACCCGTACCAGCATGACCTGGCGCGCGGACTTCGCCGGCAACCTGGCCGACGGCTGGACCCAGGACGGCAGCACCGAACCGCATGACGAGCGCAGCCGTGTGCGGGCGGCGGGTTCGATGGACACCACCATCACCGATATCGCGCGGCTTGTCGCCGCACTGGTGAGCGGTGAAGGCCTTTCGCCCGCATCGCGACGTGAGCTGGTGCGCGCGCAGTGGCCGATCACCACCGCCTCGCAGTTCCCCACGCTGCAGGACGAACTGCCCCCGGCGAAGCGGCGTGCCGACCTTGCCGCCGGGCTGGGCGTGGTGGTGTTCGACGGCCCGCAGGGCCATGGTTTCTACAAAGGCGGGCATGACGACGCGGTGGGCAACACGATGGTCTGCCTGGCACGTGGCCAGCGCTGCGTGGTGATCCTGGGCAACGATGTGCGCGCCGAAGCGGCATTCCCCGCACTGGTGCGCTACGTCCTGGGTGACACCGGCGCGCCGTGGACCTGGGAATACGGCAACAAGGTGTTTGTCCCCTAA
- the groL gene encoding chaperonin GroEL (60 kDa chaperone family; promotes refolding of misfolded polypeptides especially under stressful conditions; forms two stacked rings of heptamers to form a barrel-shaped 14mer; ends can be capped by GroES; misfolded proteins enter the barrel where they are refolded when GroES binds): MAAKEIRFGEDARARMVRGVNVLANAVKATLGPKGRNVVLEKSFGAPTITKDGVSVAKEIELADKFENMGAQMVKEVASRTNDDAGDGTTTATVLAQALIREGAKAVAAGMNPMDLKRGIDKAVVAAVAELKNISKPTADDKAIAQVGTISANSDESIGNIIAEAMREVGKEGVITVEEGSGLENELDVVKGMQFDRGYLSPYFINNQQAQTADLDDPYILLHDKKISNVRDLLPVLEGVAKAGKPLLIVAEEVEGEALATLVVNTIRGIVKVVAVKAPGFGDRRKAMLEDMATLTGGTVISEEIGLSLEKATIADLGRAKKVQVSKENTTIVDGQGDQEAVQARVARIKTQIEDTSSDYDREKLQERVAKLAGGVAVIKVGASTEIEMKEKKDRVDDALHATRAAVEEGVVPGGGVALVRAVTALAGLKGANEDQNHGIQIALRAMEAPLREIVANAGEEPSVIVNKVKEGTGSYGYNAATGEFGDMLQFGILDPTKVTRSALQNAASIAGLMITTEAMVAEAPKKDDGAGAAGGGMGGMGGMGGMDF, translated from the coding sequence ATGGCTGCCAAGGAAATTCGTTTCGGTGAAGACGCCCGCGCCCGCATGGTGCGCGGCGTCAACGTTCTCGCCAATGCCGTCAAGGCCACCCTGGGCCCGAAGGGCCGCAACGTCGTGCTCGAAAAGAGCTTCGGCGCCCCGACCATCACCAAGGACGGCGTGTCCGTCGCCAAGGAAATCGAACTGGCTGACAAGTTCGAGAACATGGGCGCGCAGATGGTGAAGGAAGTCGCCTCGCGTACCAACGATGACGCCGGCGACGGCACCACCACCGCCACCGTGCTGGCCCAGGCCCTGATCCGCGAAGGCGCCAAGGCCGTGGCTGCCGGCATGAACCCGATGGACCTCAAGCGCGGTATCGACAAGGCCGTGGTCGCCGCCGTCGCCGAGCTGAAGAACATCTCCAAGCCCACCGCCGACGACAAGGCGATTGCCCAGGTCGGTACGATCTCGGCCAACTCGGACGAGTCGATCGGCAACATCATCGCCGAAGCGATGCGTGAAGTCGGCAAGGAAGGCGTGATCACCGTTGAAGAAGGCTCGGGCCTGGAAAACGAGCTGGACGTGGTCAAGGGCATGCAGTTCGACCGCGGCTACCTGTCCCCGTACTTCATCAACAACCAGCAGGCGCAGACCGCCGACCTGGATGATCCGTACATCCTGCTGCACGACAAGAAGATCTCCAACGTGCGTGACCTGCTGCCGGTGCTGGAAGGCGTCGCCAAGGCCGGCAAGCCGCTGCTGATCGTGGCTGAAGAAGTCGAAGGCGAAGCGCTGGCGACCCTGGTGGTCAACACCATCCGCGGCATCGTGAAGGTCGTGGCCGTCAAGGCACCGGGCTTCGGCGACCGCCGCAAGGCAATGCTGGAAGACATGGCCACCTTGACCGGCGGCACCGTGATCTCCGAAGAAATCGGCCTGTCGCTGGAGAAGGCGACCATCGCCGACCTCGGCCGCGCCAAGAAGGTGCAGGTTTCCAAGGAAAACACCACCATCGTCGACGGCCAGGGCGACCAGGAAGCGGTGCAGGCACGCGTGGCCCGCATCAAGACCCAGATCGAAGACACCTCGTCCGATTACGACCGTGAGAAGCTGCAGGAACGCGTGGCCAAGCTGGCCGGCGGTGTTGCCGTGATCAAGGTCGGTGCGTCGACCGAAATCGAAATGAAGGAAAAGAAGGACCGCGTCGACGACGCCCTGCACGCTACCCGTGCGGCGGTCGAAGAAGGCGTGGTGCCGGGCGGCGGTGTTGCCCTGGTCCGCGCGGTCACCGCGCTGGCTGGCCTGAAGGGCGCCAACGAAGACCAGAACCACGGCATCCAGATCGCCCTGCGCGCGATGGAAGCCCCGCTGCGTGAAATCGTCGCCAACGCCGGCGAAGAGCCGTCCGTGATCGTCAACAAGGTCAAGGAAGGCACCGGCAGCTACGGCTACAACGCCGCCACCGGCGAGTTCGGCGACATGCTGCAGTTCGGCATCCTGGACCCGACCAAGGTGACCCGTTCTGCCCTGCAGAACGCTGCCTCGATCGCCGGCCTGATGATCACCACCGAAGCGATGGTGGCCGAAGCCCCGAAGAAGGATGACGGCGCCGGCGCAGCAGGCGGCGGCATGGGCGGCATGGGTGGCATGGGCGGCATGGACTTCTAA
- a CDS encoding co-chaperone GroES: MNIKPLHDRVVVKPIEADEVSAGGIVIPDSAKEKSTKGEVVAVGPGKPLDNGSVRAPSLKVGDKVIYGQYAGSTYKSEGVEYKVLREDDILAVIG, encoded by the coding sequence ATGAACATCAAGCCGCTTCACGACCGCGTTGTGGTCAAGCCGATCGAAGCCGACGAAGTCTCCGCCGGCGGCATCGTCATCCCCGACTCGGCCAAGGAAAAGTCGACCAAGGGTGAAGTCGTGGCCGTGGGCCCGGGCAAGCCGCTGGACAACGGCAGCGTGCGCGCGCCGTCGCTGAAGGTTGGCGACAAGGTGATCTACGGCCAGTACGCCGGCAGCACCTACAAGAGCGAAGGCGTGGAATACAAGGTCCTGCGCGAAGACGACATCCTCGCCGTCATCGGCTGA
- a CDS encoding endonuclease: MRLLTPLSLGCLLALAAGSAQADVFINELHYDDSTPAGDVGEAIEVVATGGEDLSTYRLYLYNGSTPSAATVYANNAVPAGTAAGCGKASIATVTYPTNGLQNGANDGIALVDASGKVVQFISYEGTITASGGPAAGLTSQNIPVSESNSTAPGTSLQLTGSGSQYTHFTWAGSAAQTFGACNTGQTFSGGGSTGPNTPPSVSTTTPEQGATSFPAAADLAVTFSESVTVSAGAFTLSCGQSGTVPLTHASSGTRFTLSTNTALVAGEACRFDIRAARIKDAQGARPAADTRIAFTVAAGGTDPGPDPDPGSYYSKVNTSSPGQLRCSLHATIKGHTSYPYSGTGTSTWTILEIADEDPNNSGRILDAYRNRSYAKVTDRAGTGSGLTYNREHTWPNSLGFASTTGDKGLPYAPYTDTHMLYLTDAQWNADRGNKPFAKCDSNCGERATEANNGTGGGSGGYPGNSNWVRTPDGNAGTFEVWGHRKGDMARAVMYMAIRYEGGKDAATGQSEPDLELTDDRSRIVKTSASPAYMGLLSTLIDWHLSDPPDAAEKARNEVIYSFQGNRNPFIDHPEWGTPALFTSAKPATCELAN, translated from the coding sequence ATGAGGTTGCTCACACCGCTGTCCCTGGGGTGCCTGTTGGCGCTGGCCGCTGGTTCCGCCCAGGCGGACGTATTCATCAATGAACTGCACTACGACGACAGCACCCCGGCCGGGGATGTCGGCGAAGCCATCGAGGTGGTCGCCACCGGCGGCGAGGACCTCAGTACCTACCGGCTGTACCTGTACAACGGCAGCACTCCGTCGGCGGCCACGGTCTATGCCAACAACGCCGTGCCGGCCGGTACCGCCGCCGGCTGCGGCAAGGCCAGCATCGCCACCGTCACCTACCCCACCAACGGCCTGCAGAACGGCGCCAACGACGGCATCGCGCTGGTGGATGCCAGCGGCAAGGTCGTCCAGTTCATCAGCTACGAAGGCACCATCACCGCCTCCGGCGGCCCGGCCGCCGGCCTGACCAGCCAGAACATCCCGGTCAGCGAGAGCAACAGCACCGCCCCGGGCACGTCCCTGCAGCTCACCGGCAGCGGCAGCCAGTACACCCACTTCACCTGGGCCGGATCGGCTGCGCAGACCTTCGGTGCCTGCAACACCGGCCAGACCTTCAGCGGCGGCGGCAGCACCGGGCCCAATACCCCGCCGTCGGTGAGCACCACCACCCCGGAACAGGGCGCAACCAGCTTCCCGGCCGCTGCCGACCTGGCCGTGACCTTCAGTGAAAGCGTCACCGTCAGCGCCGGTGCGTTCACCCTGAGCTGCGGCCAGTCCGGCACGGTGCCGCTCACCCACGCCAGCAGCGGTACCCGCTTCACCCTGTCCACCAACACCGCACTGGTGGCCGGCGAAGCCTGCCGCTTCGACATACGCGCCGCGCGCATCAAGGACGCCCAGGGCGCACGACCGGCGGCCGACACGCGCATCGCGTTCACCGTGGCCGCCGGCGGTACCGATCCCGGTCCGGACCCGGATCCGGGCAGCTACTACTCGAAGGTCAACACCTCCAGCCCCGGCCAGCTGCGCTGCTCGCTGCACGCCACCATCAAGGGCCACACCTCGTACCCGTACAGCGGCACGGGCACAAGCACGTGGACCATCCTGGAAATCGCCGACGAGGATCCCAACAACAGCGGCCGCATCCTGGACGCGTACCGCAACCGCAGCTACGCCAAGGTCACCGACCGGGCCGGCACCGGCAGCGGGCTGACCTACAACCGCGAGCACACCTGGCCCAATTCACTGGGCTTTGCCAGCACCACCGGCGACAAGGGCCTGCCGTACGCGCCCTATACCGACACCCACATGCTGTACCTGACCGATGCGCAGTGGAACGCGGACCGCGGCAACAAGCCGTTCGCCAAGTGCGACAGCAACTGCGGCGAGCGCGCCACCGAGGCCAACAACGGCACCGGCGGGGGAAGTGGCGGCTACCCGGGCAATTCCAACTGGGTACGCACCCCGGACGGGAATGCCGGCACCTTCGAGGTGTGGGGCCACCGCAAGGGCGACATGGCGCGTGCGGTGATGTACATGGCGATCCGTTATGAGGGCGGCAAGGACGCAGCCACCGGCCAGTCCGAACCGGACCTGGAGCTGACCGACGACCGCAGCAGGATCGTGAAGACCTCCGCCTCGCCGGCCTACATGGGCCTGCTCTCGACCCTGATCGACTGGCACCTGTCCGACCCGCCGGATGCTGCAGAAAAAGCCCGCAATGAAGTGATCTACAGCTTCCAGGGCAACCGCAACCCGTTCATCGACCACCCGGAATGGGGTACGCCCGCCCTGTTCACGTCGGCCAAGCCGGCAACCTGCGAGTTGGCGAACTGA
- the cutA gene encoding divalent-cation tolerance protein CutA has product MSTPDPVFILLTTCPDAATATRLAHALVEERLAACVTRLDGAHSTYRWHGEVTEDAEVQLLIKTTGSRLDAAIARVQVLHPYELPECIAVETRAGLPAYLDWIRAQTREETD; this is encoded by the coding sequence ATGTCGACCCCCGATCCCGTATTCATCCTCCTGACCACCTGCCCCGATGCGGCCACCGCCACGCGGCTGGCGCATGCGCTGGTGGAAGAACGCCTGGCCGCCTGCGTGACCCGGCTGGACGGGGCGCACTCGACCTACCGCTGGCACGGTGAGGTAACCGAGGACGCTGAGGTCCAACTACTGATCAAGACCACCGGCAGCCGCCTGGATGCGGCCATCGCGCGCGTGCAGGTGCTGCACCCGTATGAACTCCCCGAGTGCATCGCGGTCGAAACCCGCGCCGGCCTGCCGGCGTACCTGGATTGGATTCGGGCCCAGACCCGAGAGGAAACTGATTGA